One stretch of Gouania willdenowi chromosome 16, fGouWil2.1, whole genome shotgun sequence DNA includes these proteins:
- the LOC114478405 gene encoding hepcidin-like — translation MKTLSVFVAVAIVLTVMCSQQSSAVPVLQGEELEETIFFANPGGAMDETVMDSMKTLSNNRQKRGLVCGKCCRDGVCQRCCYA, via the exons ATGAAGACTCTGAGTGTGTTTGTTGCAGTGGCCATCGTGCTCACAGTGATGTGCAGCCAGCAGAGCTCTGCTGTCCCAGTCCTTCAG GGTGAAGAACTGGAGGAGACCATCTTTTTTGCAAATCCAGGTGGTGCCATGGATGAGACTGTGATGGACTCCATGAAG ACGCTCTCTAACAACAGACAGAAGCGTGGACTGGTGTGTGGCAAATGCTGCAGAGACGGAGTCTGTCAACGCTGCTGCTATGCCTGA